The following proteins are co-located in the Limanda limanda chromosome 5, fLimLim1.1, whole genome shotgun sequence genome:
- the LOC133001763 gene encoding E3 ubiquitin-protein ligase TRIM21-like, with amino-acid sequence MASASSLLSEERLLCSICLDVFTDPVSILCGHNFCSSCLHTYWDSGDTCQCPMCKREFSTRPELQVNTFISELADEFKKLVQVKASTPGPQLPALDVLCDICSEIKEKAVKSCLTCLTSFCESHLEPHRRVAGLKGHTLLEPVKNLDDRMCETHNKMTELYCLKEQAFICVLCFSADHKGHNAVLLEEQYEKVAATKDEAQANMQKLIQTRIEKIAEVEELLDVSRVDSEKEEQVAVQVFTELIRSIQASQAELVEAIQQRHRGIKQKGEELLKELRREVTELKSRSSQLEHLSQSQDHYHFLQNFPTLSKPPHESCPDTDLGPDLSFQATRGHLTRLKQRVQEIMEEIPEIRMKRMREHAVDLTLDPDTAFYSLVISEDGKQVTQEDNIEEDEVTDNPKRFDAFCEVLTKEGFTTGKFYFEVQVKGKIRWFVGVARESVERKNETSASVKNGFWCILLVEGKYKTTADSKPIILKEELQKVGVFVDYNKGEVSFYNADSKSLIGCITGCCFTEKLYPFFCPQWNDNGRNSAPLIITPVPQTH; translated from the coding sequence aTGGCTTCAGCCAGctctctgctgtcagaggagaggTTACTGTGTTCCATCTGTCTGGACGTGTTCACAGACCCAGTCTCGATCCTGTGTGGACACAACTTCTGCAGCTCATGTCTCCACACGTACTGGGACAGCGGAGACACTTGCCAGTGTCCCATGTGCAAACGGGAATTCTCCACAAGACCTGAACTTCAAGTCAACACTTTCATCTCAGAGTTAGCTGATGAGTTTAAGAAGTTGGTTCAAGTCAAAGCCTCGACTCCAGGCCCACAGCTTCCTGCACTTGACGTTCTCTGTGACATCTgctctgagataaaagaaaaggccGTTAAATCTTGCCTGACGTGTCTGACTTCTTTCTGTGAGTCACACCTGGAGCCGCATCGGAGAGTTGCTGGGCTCAAAGGTCACACGTTATTAGAGCCAGTGAAGAATCTCGACGACAGGATGTGcgagacacacaacaagatgACCGAGCTGTACTGCTTGAAGGAGCAGGCCTTCATTTGCGTCCTGTGTTTTTCAGCTGATCACAAGGGTCACAACGCCGTCCTCCTGGAGGAGCAATATGAAAAAGTGGCAGCAACAAAAGACGAGGCACAGGCAAACATGCAGAAGTTGATACAGACACGGATTGAGAAGATAGCGGAGGTTGAAGAATTACTCGATGTCAGCCGGGTAGATTCTGAAAAGGAGGAACAAGTCGCCGTGCAGGTGTTCACCGAGTTGATCCGGTCCATTCAGGCGAGCCAGGCCGAGCTGGTTGAGGCGATCCagcagaggcacagaggaataaagcaAAAGGGTGAAGAGCTTCTCAAAGAACTGAGGAGGGAAGTGACTGAGCTCAAGAGCCGAAGCAGtcagctggaacatctgtcacagtcacaggatcACTATCATTTCCTCCAGAACTTCCCCACCTTGTCCAAACCTCCACACGAGAGCTGTCCCGACACAGACCTCGGCCCTGACCTGTCTTTCCAGGCAACACGAGGTCACCTGACTCGGCTGAAACAGAGAGTCCAGGAAATAATGGAAGAGATTCCTGAgatcagaatgaaaagaatgagAGAGCACGCGGTCgacttgacccttgaccccgaCACTGCATTTTACTCACTTGTCATAAGCGAAGACGGAAAACAAGTTACACAAGAAGACAACATTGAAGAGGACGAAGTTACAGACAATCCAAAGAGATTTGATGCATTTTGTGAGGTTTTGACAAAAGAGGGATTCACGACAGGgaagttttactttgaggtgCAGGTGAAAGGAAAGATACGTTGGTTCGTTGGCGTGGCCAGAGAGTCGGTGGAGAGAAAGAACGAGACAAGTGCGTCAGTTAAAAATGGATTTTGGTGCATTTTATTGGTTGAgggcaaatataaaacaactgcaGATTCAAAACCTATAATATTGAAAGAAGAGCTTCAGAAGGTGGGCGTCTTTGTAGACTACAACAAAGGTGAGGTGTCTTTTTACAATGCAGACTCTAAATCACTCATCGGTTGTATCACAGGCTGCTGCTTTACAGAGAAACTTTATCCGTTCTTCTGCCCTCAGTGGAATGATAATGGAAGAAACTCCGCCCCTCTCATCATTACACCTGTACCTCAAACTCACTAG